Proteins co-encoded in one Streptomyces sp. JH34 genomic window:
- a CDS encoding vitamin B12-dependent ribonucleotide reductase, which yields MTETASGPARGSRTKGAKSTATKQGLRIERIHTTPGVHPYDEVAWERRDVVMTNWRDGSINFEQRGVEFPDFWSVNAVNIVTSKYFRGAVGTPQRETGLRQLIDRIVKTYRKAGEDFSYFASPADAEIFEHELAYALLHQIFSFNSPVWFNVGTPQPQQVSACFILAVDDSMESILDWYKEEGMIFKGGSGAGLNLSRIRSSKELLSSGGNASGPVSFMRGADASAGTIKSGGATRRAAKMVILDVDHPDIENFIETKVKEEEKIRALRDAGFDMDLGGDDITSVQYQNANNSVRVNDEFMKAVEAGGKFGLRARMTGDVIEEVEAKSLFRKMAEAAWACADPGIQYDDTINQWHTCPESGRINGSNPCSEYMHLDNTSCNLASLNLMKFLKDDGEGHQSFEVERFAKVVELVITAMDISICFADFPTQKIGENTRAYRQLGIGYANLGALLMATGHAYDSDGGRALAGAITSLMTGTSYRRSAELAAVVGPYDGYARNAEPHQRVMKQHSDANAVAVRMDDLDAPVWAAATEAWQDVIRLGAKNGFRNAQASVIAPTGTIGLAMSCDTTGLEPDLALVKFKKLVGGGSMQIVNGTVPQALRRLGYQAEQIEAIVAHIADHGNVIDAPGLKTEHYEVFDCAMGERSISAMGHVRMMAAIQPWISGALSKTVNLPETATVEDVEEVYFEAWKMGVKALAIYRDNCKVGQPLSAKTKEKEKEAVTAKAEDTIRTAVEKVVEYRPVRKRLPKGRPGITTSFTVGGAEGYMTANSYPDDGLGEVFLKMSKQGSTLAGMMDAFSIAVSVGLQYGVPLETYVSKFTNMRFEPAGMTDDPDVRMAQSIVDYIFRRLALDFLPFETRSALGIHSAEERQRHLDTGSYEPAFGDEDLEGLAQSAPVPVEPLKAVAPSEESVAEKPAPRAAHTSAELVEMQLGISADAPLCFSCGTKMQRAGSCYICEGCGSTSGCS from the coding sequence ATGACAGAGACGGCGAGCGGCCCGGCACGAGGTTCCCGCACCAAGGGAGCCAAGTCGACTGCGACCAAGCAGGGCCTGCGCATCGAGCGCATCCACACGACCCCCGGCGTGCATCCGTACGACGAGGTCGCGTGGGAGCGCCGTGACGTCGTCATGACCAACTGGCGCGACGGCTCGATCAACTTCGAGCAGCGTGGCGTCGAGTTCCCCGACTTCTGGTCGGTGAACGCGGTCAACATCGTCACCAGCAAGTACTTCCGGGGGGCTGTCGGCACGCCGCAGCGCGAGACCGGTCTGCGGCAGCTGATCGACCGGATCGTGAAGACGTACCGGAAGGCCGGCGAGGACTTCAGCTACTTCGCTTCCCCCGCCGACGCCGAGATCTTCGAGCACGAGCTGGCCTACGCCCTCCTGCACCAGATCTTCAGCTTCAACTCCCCGGTCTGGTTCAACGTCGGGACGCCCCAGCCGCAGCAGGTCTCGGCCTGCTTCATCCTGGCCGTCGACGACTCCATGGAGTCGATCCTCGACTGGTACAAGGAAGAGGGCATGATCTTCAAGGGCGGCTCCGGTGCCGGCCTGAACCTGTCGCGCATCCGCTCGTCCAAGGAACTGCTGTCCTCCGGCGGCAACGCCTCGGGTCCTGTCTCCTTCATGCGGGGTGCCGACGCCTCCGCAGGAACGATCAAGTCCGGTGGCGCCACCCGCCGCGCGGCCAAGATGGTCATCCTCGACGTCGACCACCCCGACATCGAGAACTTCATCGAGACCAAGGTGAAGGAGGAGGAGAAGATCCGCGCCCTGCGCGACGCGGGCTTCGACATGGACCTGGGCGGCGACGACATCACGTCCGTCCAGTACCAGAACGCCAACAACTCGGTGCGCGTGAACGACGAGTTCATGAAGGCCGTCGAGGCGGGCGGGAAGTTCGGCCTGCGCGCCCGGATGACCGGTGACGTCATCGAGGAGGTCGAGGCCAAGTCCCTCTTCCGCAAGATGGCGGAAGCCGCGTGGGCGTGTGCCGACCCCGGCATCCAGTACGACGACACCATCAACCAGTGGCACACCTGCCCGGAGTCCGGCCGCATCAACGGCTCGAACCCCTGCAGCGAGTACATGCACCTGGACAACACGTCGTGCAACCTGGCTTCGCTGAACCTCATGAAGTTCCTCAAGGACGACGGTGAGGGCCACCAGTCCTTCGAGGTCGAGCGCTTCGCGAAGGTCGTCGAGCTCGTCATCACCGCGATGGACATCTCCATCTGTTTCGCGGACTTCCCGACGCAGAAGATCGGCGAGAACACCCGCGCCTACCGCCAGCTGGGCATCGGCTACGCCAACCTGGGCGCCCTGCTGATGGCCACCGGTCACGCGTACGACAGTGACGGCGGCCGCGCGCTCGCCGGTGCCATCACCTCGCTGATGACCGGCACGTCCTACCGCCGCTCCGCCGAGCTCGCCGCGGTCGTCGGCCCGTACGACGGCTACGCCCGCAACGCCGAGCCGCACCAGCGCGTCATGAAGCAGCACTCCGACGCCAACGCCGTGGCCGTCCGCATGGACGACCTCGACGCACCGGTCTGGGCCGCCGCCACGGAGGCCTGGCAGGACGTGATCCGACTCGGCGCGAAGAACGGCTTCCGCAACGCCCAGGCCTCGGTCATCGCACCGACCGGCACCATCGGTCTCGCGATGTCCTGCGACACCACCGGTCTCGAGCCCGACCTCGCCCTGGTCAAGTTCAAGAAGCTCGTCGGCGGCGGATCGATGCAGATCGTCAACGGCACGGTCCCGCAGGCGCTGCGCCGGCTCGGCTACCAGGCGGAGCAGATCGAGGCGATCGTCGCCCACATCGCCGACCACGGCAACGTGATCGACGCCCCCGGCCTCAAGACCGAGCACTACGAGGTCTTCGACTGCGCCATGGGCGAGCGTTCCATCTCGGCCATGGGCCACGTCCGGATGATGGCGGCCATCCAGCCGTGGATCTCCGGGGCGCTGTCCAAGACGGTGAACCTGCCGGAGACGGCCACCGTCGAGGACGTCGAGGAGGTCTACTTCGAGGCGTGGAAGATGGGCGTCAAGGCGCTCGCGATCTACCGCGACAACTGCAAGGTCGGCCAGCCCCTCTCCGCCAAGACCAAGGAGAAGGAGAAGGAGGCGGTCACCGCCAAGGCCGAGGACACCATTCGGACGGCCGTCGAGAAGGTCGTCGAGTACCGCCCGGTCCGCAAGCGTCTGCCCAAGGGCCGTCCCGGCATCACCACCTCCTTCACGGTGGGTGGCGCCGAGGGGTACATGACCGCCAACTCCTACCCGGACGACGGTCTCGGCGAGGTCTTCCTGAAGATGTCCAAGCAGGGCTCCACCCTCGCCGGCATGATGGACGCCTTCTCGATCGCCGTCTCGGTCGGTCTGCAGTACGGCGTGCCGCTGGAGACCTACGTCTCCAAGTTCACGAACATGCGCTTCGAGCCGGCCGGTATGACGGACGACCCGGACGTGCGGATGGCGCAGTCGATCGTCGACTACATCTTCCGCCGCCTGGCGCTCGACTTCCTCCCGTTCGAGACGCGTTCCGCGCTCGGTATCCACTCGGCCGAGGAGCGTCAGCGCCACCTCGACACCGGTTCGTACGAGCCCGCGTTCGGGGACGAGGACCTGGAGGGCCTGGCCCAGTCCGCTCCGGTGCCCGTGGAGCCGCTGAAGGCCGTCGCCCCGTCCGAGGAGAGCGTCGCGGAGAAGCCGGCCCCCAGGGCCGCGCACACCTCGGCCGAACTGGTCGAGATGCAGCTCGGTATCAGCGCGGACGCACCGCTGTGCTTCTCGTGCGGTACGAAGATGCAGCGTGCGGGCTCCTGCTACATCTGCGAGGGCTGCGGCTCGACCAGCGGGTGCAGCTGA
- the nrdR gene encoding transcriptional regulator NrdR — protein MHCPFCRHPDSRVVDSRTTDDGTSIRRRRQCPDCSRRFTTVETCSLMVVKRSGVTEPFSRTKVISGVRKACQGRPVTEDALAKLGQRVEEAVRATGSAELTTHDVGLAILGPLQELDLVAYLRFASVYRAFDSLEDFEAAIVELREQRPRAERCGSGEAPGVPAPAAVAAD, from the coding sequence ATGCACTGCCCCTTCTGCAGGCACCCCGACAGCCGGGTCGTGGACAGCCGCACGACGGACGACGGGACGTCGATCCGGCGGCGGCGTCAGTGCCCCGACTGCTCCCGTCGCTTCACGACGGTGGAGACCTGCTCGCTGATGGTGGTCAAGCGCAGCGGCGTGACCGAGCCCTTCAGTCGCACCAAGGTCATCTCGGGAGTCCGTAAGGCGTGCCAGGGCCGTCCCGTCACCGAGGACGCCCTGGCGAAGCTCGGACAGCGGGTCGAGGAGGCCGTGCGTGCCACGGGCAGCGCCGAGCTGACGACCCACGACGTGGGTCTGGCCATACTCGGCCCCCTGCAGGAACTCGACCTCGTCGCGTACCTGCGTTTCGCTTCGGTGTACCGGGCGTTCGACTCGCTCGAGGACTTCGAGGCCGCCATCGTGGAGCTCCGCGAACAGCGGCCCCGCGCAGAGCGGTGCGGGAGCGGTGAGGCCCCCGGGGTCCCCGCCCCCGCCGCGGTCGCCGCTGATTGA
- the lexA gene encoding transcriptional repressor LexA — translation MTTTADSATITAHDHRSQSRLEPVHAMNDPVMNAEGPESARPARSLPGRPPGIRADSSGLTDRQRRVIEVIRDSVQRRGYPPSMREIGQAVGLSSTSSVAHQLMALERKGFLRRDPHRPRAYEVRGSDQPSTQPTDTTGKPAASYVPLVGRIAAGGPILAEESVEDVFPLPRQLVGDGELFVLKVVGDSMIEAAIMDGDWVTVRRQPVAENGDIVAAMLDGEATVKRFKREDGHVWLLPHNAAYQPIPGDEATILGKVVAVLRRV, via the coding sequence GTGACCACCACCGCAGACAGTGCAACCATCACTGCCCATGACCACCGCTCCCAGAGCCGACTTGAGCCGGTGCATGCCATGAATGACCCAGTCATGAACGCGGAGGGGCCAGAGTCGGCGCGACCCGCGCGCTCCCTGCCCGGCCGCCCCCCAGGAATCCGGGCGGACAGTTCGGGGCTCACCGACCGGCAGCGGCGCGTGATCGAGGTGATCCGGGATTCCGTGCAGCGGCGTGGATACCCCCCGTCGATGCGCGAGATCGGCCAGGCGGTGGGGCTGTCCAGCACCTCGTCCGTGGCCCACCAGCTGATGGCTCTGGAGCGCAAGGGCTTCCTGCGCCGCGACCCTCACCGGCCGCGCGCCTACGAGGTCCGGGGCTCGGACCAGCCCAGTACGCAGCCGACCGACACCACCGGGAAGCCCGCCGCCTCGTACGTGCCACTGGTCGGCCGGATCGCCGCCGGTGGGCCGATCCTCGCCGAGGAGTCCGTCGAGGACGTCTTCCCGCTCCCCCGCCAGCTCGTCGGTGACGGCGAGCTCTTCGTGCTCAAGGTCGTCGGCGATTCGATGATCGAGGCAGCGATCATGGACGGAGACTGGGTCACGGTCCGCCGCCAGCCCGTCGCGGAGAACGGCGACATCGTCGCCGCCATGCTCGACGGGGAGGCCACGGTCAAGCGCTTCAAGCGCGAGGACGGCCATGTGTGGCTGCTCCCGCACAACGCCGCCTACCAGCCGATCCCCGGTGACGAAGCGACGATCCTGGGCAAGGTCGTCGCTGTGCTGCGGCGGGTCTGA
- a CDS encoding ATP-dependent DNA helicase — MTKPSLSELLHAAVTAVGGTERPGQVSMTEAVAEAVDDNAHLLVQAGTGTGKSLGYLVPALAHGERVVVATATLALQRQLVERDLPRTVDALHPLLRRRPQFAMLKGRSNYLCLHRLHEGAPQDEEEGLFDQFEAAAPSSKLGQDLLRLRDWSDETETGDRDDLTPGVSDRAWAQISVSSRECLGATKCAYGAECFAEAARERAKLADVVVTNHALLAIDAIEGAPVLPKHEVLIVDEAHELVSRVTGVATGELTPGQVNRAVRRAAKLVDEKAADALMTASEGFERVMELALPGRLEEVPEDLGYALMALRDAARAVITALGGTRDKSVQDEDAVRKQAMASVESIHSVAERITQGSEYDVVWYERHDRFGASVRVAPLSVSGLLREKLFADRSVVLTSATLKLGGDFNGVGASLGLAPEGTAGDDIPQWKGLDVGSPFDYPRQGILYVARHLATPGREGSRTDMLDELTELVEAAGGRTLGLFSSMRAAQAAAEELRGRQDKPILLQGEETLGELIKNFAADPETCLFGTLSLWQGVDVPGPSCQLVVMDRIPFPRPDDPLMSARQKAVEEAGGNGFMAVAATHAALLMAQGAGRLVRATGDKGVVAVLDPRLANARYGSYLRASLPDFWYTTDRNQARRSLAAIDAAAKTTE, encoded by the coding sequence ATGACGAAGCCATCTCTCTCCGAGCTCCTCCACGCCGCCGTCACCGCTGTCGGCGGTACGGAACGGCCCGGCCAGGTCTCCATGACCGAGGCCGTCGCCGAGGCCGTCGACGACAACGCCCATCTGCTCGTCCAGGCCGGCACAGGGACGGGCAAGTCGCTCGGCTACCTGGTGCCCGCGCTGGCACACGGCGAGCGGGTGGTGGTGGCCACGGCCACACTGGCCCTCCAGCGCCAGCTGGTGGAGCGGGACCTTCCGCGCACGGTCGACGCGCTGCACCCGCTGCTGCGCCGCCGGCCGCAGTTCGCGATGCTCAAGGGCAGGTCGAACTACCTCTGTCTGCACCGGCTCCACGAGGGAGCCCCGCAGGACGAGGAGGAGGGGCTCTTCGACCAGTTCGAGGCGGCGGCGCCGTCGAGCAAACTGGGCCAGGATCTGCTGCGCCTGCGCGACTGGTCGGACGAGACGGAGACCGGCGACCGGGACGACCTGACACCCGGTGTCTCGGACCGCGCCTGGGCCCAGATCTCGGTCTCCTCGCGTGAGTGCCTCGGCGCCACCAAGTGCGCTTACGGTGCCGAATGCTTCGCGGAGGCGGCCCGTGAGCGGGCCAAGCTCGCCGATGTCGTCGTCACCAACCACGCGCTGCTCGCGATCGACGCGATCGAGGGAGCCCCGGTGCTCCCCAAGCACGAGGTGCTCATCGTCGACGAGGCCCACGAGCTGGTCTCCCGGGTCACCGGGGTGGCCACCGGCGAGCTCACCCCCGGCCAGGTGAACCGGGCGGTGCGCCGCGCGGCGAAGCTGGTCGACGAAAAGGCCGCCGACGCCCTGATGACGGCGTCGGAGGGGTTCGAGCGGGTCATGGAGCTGGCGCTCCCGGGGCGCCTCGAAGAGGTTCCGGAGGACCTCGGCTACGCGCTGATGGCTCTGCGTGACGCCGCGCGCGCGGTGATCACCGCGCTCGGTGGCACCCGCGACAAGTCCGTCCAGGACGAGGACGCGGTGCGCAAGCAGGCCATGGCGTCGGTCGAGTCCATCCACAGCGTCGCGGAGCGCATCACGCAGGGCTCCGAGTACGACGTCGTCTGGTACGAGCGCCACGACCGCTTCGGCGCCTCGGTGCGGGTCGCGCCGCTGTCGGTGTCCGGGCTGCTGCGGGAGAAGCTCTTCGCCGACCGCTCGGTGGTGCTGACCTCGGCCACGCTCAAGCTCGGCGGCGACTTCAACGGAGTGGGAGCGTCCCTGGGACTCGCTCCCGAAGGCACGGCCGGCGACGACATCCCGCAGTGGAAGGGCCTCGACGTCGGCTCGCCCTTCGACTACCCGAGGCAGGGCATCCTGTACGTCGCCCGCCACCTGGCCACGCCGGGGCGGGAGGGTTCCCGCACCGACATGCTCGACGAGCTCACGGAGCTGGTGGAGGCGGCGGGCGGCCGCACCCTGGGCCTGTTCTCGTCGATGCGGGCGGCTCAGGCGGCCGCGGAGGAGCTCCGAGGCCGGCAGGACAAGCCGATCCTGCTGCAGGGCGAGGAGACACTCGGCGAGCTGATCAAGAATTTCGCGGCGGATCCGGAGACCTGTCTGTTCGGGACGCTGTCGCTCTGGCAGGGCGTCGATGTCCCCGGTCCCAGCTGCCAGCTCGTGGTCATGGACCGGATCCCGTTCCCCCGGCCCGACGACCCGCTGATGAGCGCCCGCCAGAAGGCGGTCGAGGAAGCCGGCGGCAACGGGTTCATGGCCGTGGCGGCGACCCATGCGGCGCTGCTGATGGCACAGGGTGCCGGGCGGCTCGTCCGCGCCACGGGTGACAAGGGTGTCGTCGCGGTGCTCGATCCGCGGCTGGCCAACGCCCGGTACGGGAGCTACCTCCGTGCCTCGCTGCCCGACTTCTGGTACACCACGGACCGCAACCAGGCGAGGCGCTCGCTCGCGGCCATCGACGCGGCTGCCAAGACCACGGAGTGA